A region of bacterium DNA encodes the following proteins:
- a CDS encoding MlaD family protein yields MTRSSGNELKVGIFVAAGLAILALFVVLLTGLGISSEEVIYRVYFSDVAGLENGSLVRLGGLKVGRVEFVGISEKNPSLMEAAISVKKGTPIRKNSQAQVTAVGLTGSMYLSLSLGTPDSPLLPSGAEIRGTEASSFQDVINEAKGVAGNLRGVLGGLGETADVISKEAKGLITDIRGNVRQVLATTNRVVQRMENIASAENEKKVISFLNAISKAAVQVEKYMGPAAAEVNKTMQAARGSLSEINKAVQAYASLAGDSTAFVKDARGRLAGVGRLLARLESVGAELEKIIAQGGTLVDKTGASLQAEIANIRKDLQKELRGIGAEAKKQVASLGGEARGSLKQVAGRLNATMGSIQGAAQGIDHLLRDNKTNLKSAITNLASLSGRMDTILAELSGPDSKGLRKAGEELRLALVRAHSLMRQLDEMVSSKREDIQIFISDLRDTASNLNDFTNALRERPATLIFKPPTPPREFR; encoded by the coding sequence ATGACGAGAAGCAGCGGCAACGAACTCAAGGTGGGGATCTTTGTCGCCGCCGGCTTGGCGATCCTGGCACTCTTTGTGGTCTTGCTGACGGGACTGGGTATCAGCAGCGAGGAGGTGATCTACCGGGTCTACTTCTCCGACGTAGCGGGGCTGGAGAACGGAAGCCTGGTCCGCCTCGGGGGTCTCAAGGTCGGCCGGGTGGAGTTTGTCGGCATATCGGAGAAAAATCCGAGTCTCATGGAGGCGGCCATCAGCGTCAAAAAGGGGACGCCCATCCGCAAGAACAGCCAGGCGCAGGTGACGGCCGTGGGTCTTACCGGCTCGATGTACCTTTCGCTCTCGCTGGGGACGCCCGATTCGCCGCTGCTTCCCTCCGGAGCCGAAATCCGCGGGACCGAGGCGTCGAGCTTTCAGGATGTGATCAACGAGGCGAAGGGCGTGGCGGGCAATCTTCGCGGCGTTCTCGGCGGGCTCGGCGAAACGGCGGATGTCATCTCGAAGGAAGCCAAGGGGCTGATCACGGATATCCGCGGCAATGTCCGCCAGGTGCTCGCCACGACCAACCGCGTGGTCCAGCGGATGGAAAATATCGCCAGCGCGGAGAACGAGAAGAAGGTCATCTCCTTTCTGAACGCCATCTCCAAGGCGGCGGTCCAGGTGGAGAAGTATATGGGGCCGGCGGCGGCGGAGGTGAACAAGACGATGCAGGCGGCGCGCGGCTCTTTGTCCGAAATCAACAAGGCCGTACAGGCCTATGCATCGCTGGCGGGGGATTCGACAGCTTTCGTGAAGGATGCGCGGGGGCGGCTGGCTGGCGTGGGCCGCCTGCTGGCGCGGCTCGAGAGTGTTGGCGCGGAGCTGGAAAAAATAATTGCGCAGGGCGGTACCCTCGTGGACAAAACGGGGGCTTCCCTGCAGGCGGAGATCGCGAACATCCGCAAGGATCTGCAAAAAGAGCTTCGCGGTATCGGCGCCGAGGCGAAAAAACAGGTGGCCTCGCTGGGCGGGGAGGCGCGCGGCTCGCTCAAGCAGGTTGCGGGCCGGCTCAACGCGACGATGGGCTCGATCCAGGGCGCGGCCCAGGGAATTGATCATCTTTTGCGCGACAACAAGACGAATCTGAAATCCGCGATTACAAACCTCGCCTCCCTGAGCGGGCGGATGGACACCATCTTGGCCGAGCTGTCGGGCCCTGATTCGAAGGGTCTGCGCAAGGCGGGCGAGGAGCTGCGCCTCGCCCTCGTGCGCGCCCACTCCCTGATGCGCCAGCTCGACGAAATGGT